A part of Chitinimonas koreensis genomic DNA contains:
- a CDS encoding beta-ketoacyl reductase: MQAIGALWQAGAAPDWRAMQPAEPPRRVPLPGYPFARNRHWLAPAATPRPAMARPALALLDWRYAEPLHPPAGLAVALHGGEPALREGLAAALAGHGARVLMWDGSLPPPPADRLVVLEPGFDAMLDLAAGLAGRHGGGLRVVTRHAQDAEAATELEAARLAAALASAGQELPELGLRQIDLGGPLSRRQLAALAAECLADGPAGVLLRDGRRRLPAIAELEPAAAAEPWLESQVTLITGGFGRVGQAFARRLAARPGARLVLLGRQVPAGDDPRLLELRALGAEVLALAGDIAADGVAHAAVQAALGRFGRLDCVIHAAGVAGEAAHRPLLECGRAERAAIQAAKLDGTRRLAAALDGVAVRRVLLCSSLSTVLGGLGFAAYAAGNRALEVLAERQSRDGAQWLALGYDGWHFDGDPPATGPALAAAEAIALTERALAAGLAGRVLLSAGRLAERLARWQAVAESAEAAAPAAAATAFVAADHYADPAEAAVAQAIADTLALAAVGPDDDFFALGGDSLVATRVIARLRGATGLPLSVGLVLQAPTVRLLAAAVRAMQGLPAAEASDEYEEGAL, from the coding sequence ATGCAGGCCATCGGTGCGCTGTGGCAGGCCGGCGCGGCGCCCGACTGGCGCGCCATGCAGCCGGCCGAGCCGCCGCGGCGGGTGCCGCTGCCCGGCTATCCGTTCGCCCGCAACCGCCACTGGCTGGCGCCGGCCGCCACGCCCCGGCCCGCCATGGCCCGGCCCGCGCTGGCGCTGCTCGACTGGCGCTATGCCGAGCCCCTGCACCCGCCGGCCGGCCTGGCGGTCGCGCTGCACGGCGGCGAACCGGCGCTGCGCGAGGGCCTGGCCGCCGCGCTGGCCGGCCACGGCGCCCGCGTCCTGATGTGGGACGGCAGCCTGCCGCCGCCGCCGGCCGACCGGCTGGTCGTGCTCGAACCGGGCTTCGACGCCATGCTCGACCTGGCCGCCGGGCTGGCCGGCCGCCATGGCGGCGGCCTGCGGGTGGTGACGCGCCACGCCCAGGACGCCGAGGCGGCGACCGAGCTGGAGGCGGCCCGGCTGGCGGCCGCGCTGGCCTCGGCCGGCCAGGAGCTGCCCGAACTGGGTCTGCGCCAGATCGACCTCGGCGGCCCGCTGTCGCGCCGGCAACTGGCCGCGCTGGCGGCCGAATGCCTGGCCGACGGGCCGGCCGGCGTGTTGCTGCGCGACGGCCGCCGCCGCCTGCCGGCGATCGCCGAGCTGGAACCGGCCGCGGCGGCCGAGCCCTGGCTGGAATCGCAGGTGACGCTGATCACCGGCGGTTTCGGCCGGGTCGGCCAGGCCTTCGCCCGCCGCCTGGCGGCGCGGCCCGGCGCGCGGCTGGTGCTGCTGGGCCGCCAGGTGCCGGCGGGCGACGACCCTAGGCTGCTCGAACTGCGCGCGCTCGGCGCCGAGGTGCTGGCGCTGGCCGGCGACATCGCCGCCGACGGCGTGGCCCATGCCGCGGTACAGGCCGCGCTCGGCCGTTTCGGCCGGCTCGACTGCGTGATCCACGCCGCCGGCGTGGCCGGCGAAGCGGCGCACCGGCCGCTGCTCGAATGCGGCCGCGCCGAGCGCGCCGCGATCCAGGCCGCCAAGCTCGACGGCACCCGCCGGCTGGCGGCGGCGCTCGACGGCGTGGCGGTGCGGCGGGTGCTGCTGTGTTCCTCGCTGTCGACCGTGCTCGGCGGGCTGGGCTTCGCCGCCTACGCCGCCGGCAACCGCGCGCTGGAGGTGCTGGCCGAGCGGCAGTCGCGCGACGGCGCCCAATGGCTGGCGCTCGGCTACGACGGCTGGCATTTCGATGGCGATCCGCCGGCCACCGGGCCGGCGCTGGCGGCGGCCGAGGCGATCGCGCTGACCGAGCGCGCGCTGGCGGCCGGTCTTGCCGGCCGGGTGCTGCTGTCGGCCGGCCGGCTGGCCGAGCGGCTGGCGCGCTGGCAGGCGGTGGCGGAGTCGGCCGAGGCCGCGGCGCCGGCGGCCGCGGCGACCGCCTTCGTCGCGGCCGACCACTACGCCGACCCGGCCGAGGCCGCGGTGGCCCAGGCCATCGCCGACACGCTGGCGCTGGCCGCGGTCGGGCCCGACGACGACTTCTTCGCGCTCGGCGGCGACAGCCTGGTGGCGACCCGGGTGATCGCGCGGCTGCGCGGCGCCACCGGCCTGCCGCTGTCGGTCGGCCTGGTGCTGCAGGCGCCGACGGTGCGGCTGCTGGCGGCCGCGGTGCGCGCCATGCAGGGCCTGCCGGCGGCCGAGGCGTCCGACGAATACGAGGAGGGCGCCTTATGA
- a CDS encoding acyltransferase domain-containing protein produces MGHAIYAAEPAFRALADACLALLPAELAAQVRLAAFADPAEAGAEAEALLARTEVAQPALFVHQYALARLLLDWGLRPAGLLGHSLGEIVAAALAGVLTPPDAIQLVVRRARLMQDSAEGAMLQAELPAAELAALLPDGLAIAACNGPALTVAAGPVAQVEAFAAQLDARGVAWQRLRGRHAFHSPAMAPAAAALRPWLATLTAHPPQWPLLSNLDGGWMSDAEAVDPQRWARQLCAPVQFAPALAELAGRPGALLLEIGAGTTLAAFARQAGLAALSLPAAAI; encoded by the coding sequence ATGGGCCACGCGATCTACGCCGCCGAGCCGGCCTTCCGCGCGCTGGCCGACGCCTGCCTCGCGCTGCTGCCGGCCGAGCTGGCCGCCCAGGTGCGGCTGGCCGCCTTCGCCGATCCGGCCGAGGCCGGCGCCGAGGCCGAGGCGCTGCTGGCGCGCACCGAGGTGGCCCAGCCGGCGCTGTTCGTCCACCAGTACGCGCTGGCGCGGCTGCTGCTGGACTGGGGCCTCCGGCCGGCCGGCCTGCTCGGCCACAGCCTGGGCGAGATCGTCGCCGCCGCGCTGGCCGGCGTGCTGACGCCGCCGGACGCGATCCAGCTGGTGGTGCGCCGCGCCCGGCTGATGCAGGACAGCGCCGAGGGCGCGATGCTGCAGGCCGAGCTGCCGGCCGCCGAGCTGGCCGCGCTGCTGCCGGACGGGCTGGCGATCGCCGCCTGCAACGGCCCGGCGCTGACGGTGGCGGCCGGCCCCGTCGCCCAGGTCGAAGCCTTCGCCGCGCAGCTCGATGCGCGCGGCGTGGCCTGGCAGCGGCTGCGCGGCCGCCATGCCTTCCATTCGCCGGCGATGGCGCCGGCCGCCGCCGCGCTGCGGCCCTGGCTGGCGACGCTGACGGCGCATCCGCCGCAATGGCCGCTGCTGTCCAACCTCGACGGCGGCTGGATGAGCGACGCCGAGGCGGTCGATCCGCAGCGCTGGGCGCGCCAGCTGTGCGCGCCGGTGCAGTTCGCCCCGGCGCTGGCCGAGCTGGCCGGCCGGCCCGGCGCGCTGCTGCTGGAGATCGGCGCCGGCACCACGCTGGCCGCCTTCGCCCGCCAGGCCGGCCTCGCCGCGCTGTCGCTGCCGGCCGCGGCAATCTGA